Proteins encoded by one window of Lates calcarifer isolate ASB-BC8 linkage group LG5, TLL_Latcal_v3, whole genome shotgun sequence:
- the trim2a gene encoding tripartite motif-containing protein 2 isoform X2: MASEGSTIPSPVVRQIDKQFLICSICLDRYENPKVLPCLHTFCERCLQNYIPAHSLTLSCPVCRQTSILPEKGVAALQNNFFITNLMDVLQRGPDSCSQEAAALNNITAVATGQLLSCPNHGGNVMEFYCPPCETAMCQECTSGEHGEHPTVPLKDVVEQHKASLQDQLDAVKKRLPEIDSALQTLSEILQQLTNQKSAIEDDIHTTFDELQKTLNVRKSVLLMELEVNYGLKQKVLQAQLDTLLQGQEGINSSCNFTEQALSHGTEAEVLLVKKQMSERLIELASQELPLQPGENDQLDFLVETDGLKKSIHNLGTIVTTNAVASESVATGEGLRHCVVGVPTSITITTKDKDGDLCKMGNAVITAEISSPDGGKGDGEILDNKNGTYEYLFTAPKEGTFSLSLRLYDQHIKGSPFKIKATKSIDVSPTSDGMKKRLKSPGSGHIKQKAIKRPASMYSTGRRKENPIEDDLIFRIGTKGRNKGEFTNLQGVAASSLGKVLIADSNNQCVQIFSNDGQFKSRFGVRGRTPGQLQRPTGVAVHPNSDIIIADYDNKWVSIFSSEGKFKNKIGSGKLMGPKGVSVDRNGHIIVVDNKACCVFIFQLNGKLVTKFGNRGNGDRQFAGPHFAAVNNNNEIIVTDFHNHSVKVFNTEGEFLLKFGSNGEGNGQFNAPTGVAVDVNGNIIVADWGNSRIQVFDGSGSFLSYINTSADPLYGPQGLALTSDGHVVVADSGNHCFKVYRYLQ; the protein is encoded by the exons ATGGCCAGTGAAGGCTCCACTATTCCCAGCCCTGTGGTCCGCCAGATTGATAAGCAGTTCCTGATCTGTAGCATATGTCTGGACCGCTACGAGAACCCTAAAGTACTGCCCTGCCTGCACACCTTCTGTGAGAG GTGCCTGCAGAATTACATCCCGGCCCACAGCCTCACACTGTCGTGCCCCGTGTGCCGCCAGACCTCAATCCTGCCGGAGAAGGGTGTGGCGGCATTGCAGAATAACTTCTTCATTACCAACCTGATGGACGTGCTGCAGCGGGGGCCGGATAGCTGCAGCCAGGAGGCCGCCGCTCTGAACAACATCACTGCTGTGGCTACGGGCCAACTGCTCTCCTGCCCCAATCATGGAGGCAAT GTCATGGAGTTTTACTGTCCTCCATGTGAGACAGCCATGTGTCAGGAGTGTACAAGTGGCGAACATGGTGAACATCCAACTGTGCCTCTTAAAGACGTAGTGGAGCAACACAAGGCCTCATTACAGGACCAGCTAGATGCTGTCAAGAAGAG ATTACCAGAGATTGACTCGGCCCTTCAGACGCTGTCGGagatcctgcagcagctgaccaatcagaagAGCGCCATCGAGGATGACATCCATACTACCTTTGATGAGTTGCAGAAGACCCTCAATGTCCGAAAGAGCGTTTTACTCATGGAGCTGGAGGTCAACTATGGCCTCAAGCAGAAG GTGCTCCAAGCCCAGCTGGATACCCTGCTGCAGGGACAGGAGGGCATCAACAGCAGCTGCAACTTCACAGAGCAGGCTCTGAGCCACGGCACCGAGGCCGAGGTGCTGCTGGTGAAGAAGCAGATGAGCGAGCGTCTCATCGAGCTGGCCAGCCAAGAGCTCCCTCTGCAGCCCGGAGAGAACGACCAACTGGACTTCCTTGTGGAGACAGACGGACTAAAAAAGTCCATCCACAACCTGGGAACTATCGTAACTACTAATGCAGTGGCCTCTGAGTCTGTGGCCACTGGTGAAGGGTTACGACACTGTGTGGTGGGCGTGCCCACCTCCATCACCATAACCACTAAGGACAAAGATGGAGACCTGTGCAAGATGGGTAACGCAGTCATAACTGCTGAAATCTCCTCACCTGATGGCGGCAAAGGTGACGGAGAGATACTGGACAACAAGAATGGTACTTACGAGTATCTGTTCACAGCCCCTAAAGAGGGGACTTTTAGTTTATCCCTGCGTTTGTATGACCAACATATCAAAGGAAGCCCCTTCAAGATAAAGGCCACAAAGTCTATAGATGTGTCACCAACCTCAGATGGCATGAAGAAGAGGCTGAAGTCTCCAGGCAGTGGGCACATCAAGCAGAAGGCCATCAAGAGGCCGGCCAGCATGTACAgcacagggaggaggaaagagaaccCCATTGAGGACGACCTCATCTTCAGAATCG GaacaaaaggaagaaacaaaGGGGAGTTCACTAATCTGCAGGGAGTGGCTGCCTCCTCTCTGGGAAAGGTGCTGATAGCAGACAGCAACAACCAGTGTGTCCAG ATTTTCTCCAACGATGGCCAGTTCAAAAGTCGCTTCGGTGTCCGGGGCAGGACTCCGGGTCAACTGCAGCGGCCGACAGGCGTGGCCGTCCACCCaaacagtgacatcatcattGCCGACTATGACAACAAATGGGTCAGCATCTTTTCAAGCGAGGGCAAGTTTAAG AACAAGATCGGCTCAGGGAAGCTGATGGGCCCTAAAGGCGTGTCAGTGGACAGGAACGGCCACATCATCGTGGTCGACAACAAGGCCTGCTGCGTCTTCATCTTCCAGCTCAACGGCAAGCTGGTCACCAAGTTCGGTAACCGTGGCAATGGTGACAGGCAGTTTGCAG GCCCTCATTTTGCTGCtgtgaacaacaacaatgaaatcATAGTGACAGATTTCCACAATCACTCAGTCAAG GTTTTCAACACAGAGGGAGAATTCTTGCTGAAGTTTGGTTCTAATGGCGAGGGCAACGGCCAGTTCAATGCCCCCACAGGAGTGGCTGTGGATGTTAATGGTAACATCATAGTAGCGGATTGGGGCAACAGTAGGATACAG
- the trim2a gene encoding tripartite motif-containing protein 2 isoform X1 encodes MASEGSTIPSPVVRQIDKQFLICSICLDRYENPKVLPCLHTFCERCLQNYIPAHSLTLSCPVCRQTSILPEKGVAALQNNFFITNLMDVLQRGPDSCSQEAAALNNITAVATGQLLSCPNHGGNVMEFYCPPCETAMCQECTSGEHGEHPTVPLKDVVEQHKASLQDQLDAVKKRLPEIDSALQTLSEILQQLTNQKSAIEDDIHTTFDELQKTLNVRKSVLLMELEVNYGLKQKVLQAQLDTLLQGQEGINSSCNFTEQALSHGTEAEVLLVKKQMSERLIELASQELPLQPGENDQLDFLVETDGLKKSIHNLGTIVTTNAVASESVATGEGLRHCVVGVPTSITITTKDKDGDLCKMGNAVITAEISSPDGGKGDGEILDNKNGTYEYLFTAPKEGTFSLSLRLYDQHIKGSPFKIKATKSIDVSPTSDGMKKRLKSPGSGHIKQKAIKRPASMYSTGRRKENPIEDDLIFRIGTKGRNKGEFTNLQGVAASSLGKVLIADSNNQCVQIFSNDGQFKSRFGVRGRTPGQLQRPTGVAVHPNSDIIIADYDNKWVSIFSSEGKFKNKIGSGKLMGPKGVSVDRNGHIIVVDNKACCVFIFQLNGKLVTKFGNRGNGDRQFAGTLNGPHFAAVNNNNEIIVTDFHNHSVKVFNTEGEFLLKFGSNGEGNGQFNAPTGVAVDVNGNIIVADWGNSRIQVFDGSGSFLSYINTSADPLYGPQGLALTSDGHVVVADSGNHCFKVYRYLQ; translated from the exons ATGGCCAGTGAAGGCTCCACTATTCCCAGCCCTGTGGTCCGCCAGATTGATAAGCAGTTCCTGATCTGTAGCATATGTCTGGACCGCTACGAGAACCCTAAAGTACTGCCCTGCCTGCACACCTTCTGTGAGAG GTGCCTGCAGAATTACATCCCGGCCCACAGCCTCACACTGTCGTGCCCCGTGTGCCGCCAGACCTCAATCCTGCCGGAGAAGGGTGTGGCGGCATTGCAGAATAACTTCTTCATTACCAACCTGATGGACGTGCTGCAGCGGGGGCCGGATAGCTGCAGCCAGGAGGCCGCCGCTCTGAACAACATCACTGCTGTGGCTACGGGCCAACTGCTCTCCTGCCCCAATCATGGAGGCAAT GTCATGGAGTTTTACTGTCCTCCATGTGAGACAGCCATGTGTCAGGAGTGTACAAGTGGCGAACATGGTGAACATCCAACTGTGCCTCTTAAAGACGTAGTGGAGCAACACAAGGCCTCATTACAGGACCAGCTAGATGCTGTCAAGAAGAG ATTACCAGAGATTGACTCGGCCCTTCAGACGCTGTCGGagatcctgcagcagctgaccaatcagaagAGCGCCATCGAGGATGACATCCATACTACCTTTGATGAGTTGCAGAAGACCCTCAATGTCCGAAAGAGCGTTTTACTCATGGAGCTGGAGGTCAACTATGGCCTCAAGCAGAAG GTGCTCCAAGCCCAGCTGGATACCCTGCTGCAGGGACAGGAGGGCATCAACAGCAGCTGCAACTTCACAGAGCAGGCTCTGAGCCACGGCACCGAGGCCGAGGTGCTGCTGGTGAAGAAGCAGATGAGCGAGCGTCTCATCGAGCTGGCCAGCCAAGAGCTCCCTCTGCAGCCCGGAGAGAACGACCAACTGGACTTCCTTGTGGAGACAGACGGACTAAAAAAGTCCATCCACAACCTGGGAACTATCGTAACTACTAATGCAGTGGCCTCTGAGTCTGTGGCCACTGGTGAAGGGTTACGACACTGTGTGGTGGGCGTGCCCACCTCCATCACCATAACCACTAAGGACAAAGATGGAGACCTGTGCAAGATGGGTAACGCAGTCATAACTGCTGAAATCTCCTCACCTGATGGCGGCAAAGGTGACGGAGAGATACTGGACAACAAGAATGGTACTTACGAGTATCTGTTCACAGCCCCTAAAGAGGGGACTTTTAGTTTATCCCTGCGTTTGTATGACCAACATATCAAAGGAAGCCCCTTCAAGATAAAGGCCACAAAGTCTATAGATGTGTCACCAACCTCAGATGGCATGAAGAAGAGGCTGAAGTCTCCAGGCAGTGGGCACATCAAGCAGAAGGCCATCAAGAGGCCGGCCAGCATGTACAgcacagggaggaggaaagagaaccCCATTGAGGACGACCTCATCTTCAGAATCG GaacaaaaggaagaaacaaaGGGGAGTTCACTAATCTGCAGGGAGTGGCTGCCTCCTCTCTGGGAAAGGTGCTGATAGCAGACAGCAACAACCAGTGTGTCCAG ATTTTCTCCAACGATGGCCAGTTCAAAAGTCGCTTCGGTGTCCGGGGCAGGACTCCGGGTCAACTGCAGCGGCCGACAGGCGTGGCCGTCCACCCaaacagtgacatcatcattGCCGACTATGACAACAAATGGGTCAGCATCTTTTCAAGCGAGGGCAAGTTTAAG AACAAGATCGGCTCAGGGAAGCTGATGGGCCCTAAAGGCGTGTCAGTGGACAGGAACGGCCACATCATCGTGGTCGACAACAAGGCCTGCTGCGTCTTCATCTTCCAGCTCAACGGCAAGCTGGTCACCAAGTTCGGTAACCGTGGCAATGGTGACAGGCAGTTTGCAGGTACACTCAATG GCCCTCATTTTGCTGCtgtgaacaacaacaatgaaatcATAGTGACAGATTTCCACAATCACTCAGTCAAG GTTTTCAACACAGAGGGAGAATTCTTGCTGAAGTTTGGTTCTAATGGCGAGGGCAACGGCCAGTTCAATGCCCCCACAGGAGTGGCTGTGGATGTTAATGGTAACATCATAGTAGCGGATTGGGGCAACAGTAGGATACAG